One Scomber scombrus chromosome 1, fScoSco1.1, whole genome shotgun sequence DNA segment encodes these proteins:
- the isl2b gene encoding insulin gene enhancer protein isl-2b isoform X2 produces MVDIIFSSSFLGDMGDHSKKKPGFAMCVGCGSQIHDQYILRVSPDLEWHAACLKCAECSQYLDETCTCFVRDGKTYCKRDYVRLFGIKCAKCNLGFSSSDLVMRARDNVYHIECFRCSVCSRQLLPGDEFSLREDELLCRADHSLLLERNSAGSPISPGHVHSNRPLHLADPVTVRQAPHRNHVHKQSEKTTRVRTVLNEKQLHTLRTCYNANPRPDALMKEQLVEMTGLSPRVIRVWFQNKRCKDKKKSILIKQLQQQHSDKTNLQGLTGTPLVAGSPIRHESTVQGNPVEVQTYQPPWKALSEFALQSDLDQPAFQQLVSFSESGSLGNSSGSDVTSLSSQLPDTPNSMVPSPVET; encoded by the exons ATGGTGGATATTATTTTCAGCTCTTCTTTCTTGGGTGATATGGGGGATCATTCCAAAA AGAAGCCAGGATTCGCGATGTGTGTAGGATGTGGAAGTCAGATCCATGACCAGTACATACTGAGAGTCTCTCCCGACCTGGAGTGGCATGCAGCCTGCCTGAAGTGTGCAGAATGCAGCCAGTACCTGGATGAGACCTGCACTTGTTTCGTCCGGGACGGCAAAACCTATTGCAAAAGAGATTATGTAAG GCTGTTTGGAATTAAATGCGCGAAATGTAACCTGGGATTCAGCAGCAGCGATTTGGTGATGAGAGCCCGGGATAACGTGTATCACATTGAGTGCTTTCGGTGCTCGGTGTGCAGCAGGCAGCTGCTGCCAGGAGACGAGTTCTCTCTGCGGGAAGACGAACTGCTGTGCCGGGCGGACCACAGCCTGCTGCTGGAAAGAAACTCCGCAGGAAGCCCCATCAGCCCCGGACACGTCCACTCCAACAGACCGCTGCACCTGGCTG ACCCGGTAACGGTGCGGCAGGCCCCTCATCGGAACCACGTCCACAAGCAGTCCGAGAAGACGACGCGGGTCAGGACGGTGCTGAATGAGAAACAGCTCCACACGTTGCGGACCTGCTACAACGCCAACCCGAGGCCCGACGCGCTGATGAAGGAGCAGCTGGTGGAAATGACCGGCCTGAGCCCCAGGGTCATCCGGGTCTGGTTCCAGAACAAGCGctgcaaagacaaaaagaaatccATCCTCATAaagcagctccagcagcagcacagtgatAAGACT AACTTGCAGGGCCTCACAGGGACGCCTCTTGTGGCTGGGAGTCCTATCAGGCATGAGAGCACAGTGCAGGGAAACCCAGTGGAGGTTCAGACCTACCAGCCTCCATGGAAGGCTCTGAGTGAGTTTGCCCTGCAGAGCGACCTGGACCAACCAGCCTTCCAacaactg GTGTCTTTCTCTGAATCGGGCTCTCTCGGGAACTCCTCGGGCAGCGACGTGACTTCTTTGTCCTCTCAGTTACCGGACACCCCCAACAGTATGGTACCCAGCCCGGTGGAGACGTGA
- the isl2b gene encoding insulin gene enhancer protein isl-2b isoform X1 — MVDIIFSSSFLGDMGDHSKKKPGFAMCVGCGSQIHDQYILRVSPDLEWHAACLKCAECSQYLDETCTCFVRDGKTYCKRDYVRLFGIKCAKCNLGFSSSDLVMRARDNVYHIECFRCSVCSRQLLPGDEFSLREDELLCRADHSLLLERNSAGSPISPGHVHSNRPLHLAADPVTVRQAPHRNHVHKQSEKTTRVRTVLNEKQLHTLRTCYNANPRPDALMKEQLVEMTGLSPRVIRVWFQNKRCKDKKKSILIKQLQQQHSDKTNLQGLTGTPLVAGSPIRHESTVQGNPVEVQTYQPPWKALSEFALQSDLDQPAFQQLVSFSESGSLGNSSGSDVTSLSSQLPDTPNSMVPSPVET; from the exons ATGGTGGATATTATTTTCAGCTCTTCTTTCTTGGGTGATATGGGGGATCATTCCAAAA AGAAGCCAGGATTCGCGATGTGTGTAGGATGTGGAAGTCAGATCCATGACCAGTACATACTGAGAGTCTCTCCCGACCTGGAGTGGCATGCAGCCTGCCTGAAGTGTGCAGAATGCAGCCAGTACCTGGATGAGACCTGCACTTGTTTCGTCCGGGACGGCAAAACCTATTGCAAAAGAGATTATGTAAG GCTGTTTGGAATTAAATGCGCGAAATGTAACCTGGGATTCAGCAGCAGCGATTTGGTGATGAGAGCCCGGGATAACGTGTATCACATTGAGTGCTTTCGGTGCTCGGTGTGCAGCAGGCAGCTGCTGCCAGGAGACGAGTTCTCTCTGCGGGAAGACGAACTGCTGTGCCGGGCGGACCACAGCCTGCTGCTGGAAAGAAACTCCGCAGGAAGCCCCATCAGCCCCGGACACGTCCACTCCAACAGACCGCTGCACCTGGCTG CAGACCCGGTAACGGTGCGGCAGGCCCCTCATCGGAACCACGTCCACAAGCAGTCCGAGAAGACGACGCGGGTCAGGACGGTGCTGAATGAGAAACAGCTCCACACGTTGCGGACCTGCTACAACGCCAACCCGAGGCCCGACGCGCTGATGAAGGAGCAGCTGGTGGAAATGACCGGCCTGAGCCCCAGGGTCATCCGGGTCTGGTTCCAGAACAAGCGctgcaaagacaaaaagaaatccATCCTCATAaagcagctccagcagcagcacagtgatAAGACT AACTTGCAGGGCCTCACAGGGACGCCTCTTGTGGCTGGGAGTCCTATCAGGCATGAGAGCACAGTGCAGGGAAACCCAGTGGAGGTTCAGACCTACCAGCCTCCATGGAAGGCTCTGAGTGAGTTTGCCCTGCAGAGCGACCTGGACCAACCAGCCTTCCAacaactg GTGTCTTTCTCTGAATCGGGCTCTCTCGGGAACTCCTCGGGCAGCGACGTGACTTCTTTGTCCTCTCAGTTACCGGACACCCCCAACAGTATGGTACCCAGCCCGGTGGAGACGTGA